CACCTCCGCGAGGTCGTTCCAGGTCAACTGGGGTGCGATGGCGTCGACCCGGGGATCGTGCGCGGCGGTCAGCAACGCGATCGCGCCGCCGTACGACTCGCCCGCGACACCCACCCGGGGATCGCCGGCGCGGTCCTTGCGCACCTCGGGCCGGCGGGCCAGCCAGTCGACCAGTTGCCGGGTGTCCTTGACCTCGTAATCGGGGGAGTCGAGGGCGATCTCCCCGGTCGACCGCCCGAACCCGCGCGCCGACCACGTGAGCACCGCGTACCCGGCGCGGGCCAGTTCCTGGGCCTCGGCCCGGGTGTCGTCCTTCGAGCCGCCGAACCCGTGCGCCAGCAGCACCGCGGGCGCGTCGCCGCGGCCCACTGGGTGGAAGAAGGTGGCGTCCAACGTGACCCGCTGGTCGTCCTGGGGTCCGTCCACGACCGGGATGCGCAGGTGCTCGTCCCGCACGGGCGCGTCGCCCCCCGCCGCCCACGCCAGGCCGCCGCCGGCGAGCAGGAGCACGCCCGTGATGAGCGCCCAGCGCCTCGTCCACCGACGCTTGAAGGCGGCCCACGGCCGCCGGAACGCGCCCCCTTGATCCATGCCCCGACTCTATGCGCGCCGAGTGAACGGCTCCTCCGCCTACCGGCCGCACTTGCTTGCTCCGAACGGAGTAGCCCGCCCCGTCCCGCTACGCCCGCAGCGGTACGGGCGATCAGCCGGTACCGGTGATCTGGGCGATCAGCGACGTGGCCCCGTCCTGGGTGAACTGCCCGCTGATCTCGACGTCGCCCGAGGTCAACGGCTGGAGCACCTCGGGAGCGGAGACCACCTTGCCCCCGACGACGATCGCGAGCTGCCGCGCGGGGGTGCCCGGCGGCGCCGCGGAGACCTGACGGGTCAGCTCGCCGAAGGTCGTGGCGTCGGACGGCCGCAAGGTGATCAGGATGGTCCAGGTCGGGCCTCGGGTGTCGGGCGGAACGGCCCGGATTTCGGCGAGCTCGTGGACGGTCATCCCGGGGCCGAGCCGGTGACAGGTCTTCCCGTCCGAGGACGGGGTGCCGCCGGAGGCACAGGCTCCCGGCGTGGACGAGACCACCCGCTGGAAGCCGAGGGACGCGGTGAGCCGCCGAGCGTTCGCGGGCTCCTCGTCGTCCTGAACGAGGAGGAACGCGCCGAAGACGACGGCCACCGCCAAGACCAGCGCCCCGGCCCCGATCGCGATGATCAGCGGTGTCCGCGACCCGCGCCGTGCGGGCCCGGAGACGTACGGGCTCGGGGGCGGCGGCGGGCTCTGCGGCGGGCCGGCGACCATCAGGTACCGCGCAGCGTGCGGACCAGCCGGTCGGCGTCCGCCCTGCTGAACCGGCCGGTGACGACGACCCGTCCGTTGGTGATCGGGGTGGTCACGCGCGCGGCCGTCACCAACTGGTCGCGCACCACGAACGCGAGGGTACGGCCCCGGGTCACCCGGGTGAGGTCGCCGAACGCGCGCCGGTCCTGGTCCACCAGGTCGATCGCCACGTTGTGATCCGCCGAGCCGCCGCGCTGCACCCGCATCTCGGTGACCTGGCTGATCCTGATGCCGCTGCTGAGCTGGTAGCACGCCGGGCCCGCGACGGTCTGGCCGGTGATCCCCTGCGTACCGGCCGGGCAGGCCCCCGAGATCACCTGGGTCACCGGGTAGACGTGCAACGGCGACGTCAACGGCACCGGGTCGGAGGTCTGCGAGGTCACGATCAGCGTGCCGGTCGCCACCACCGCCGCGATCAGCACCCCCAGCGCGATCACCAGCCCCAGCAGCGCCGACCTCGGCCGCGCGTCCCGCCTCCGCCGGTGCAGCCCGGCCCGCGCCCGCCGCTGCTCCTGCAACCGCCGCAGCGCGTCCGCCCGCCGAGCACGCTCCAAGGCCTCCCGCTCCTGCGGCGAGACCGGACCCCCGCCCACACCGGACCGGGCCCCGACCGAACGCGCCGTGGACGCCGCCGCTCCACCGCCCGCCCTCCGCCGAGCCGCCCACCCCTTACGAGCCGGGGACCCTCCACCGTCGCCGCCGGCCCGATGCCGAGACGGCCTACCATCACGCGCCGAAGACGCCGCCTTCTCGCCCCTCACGGGCACCGCGCTCTGGGAGGCTCCCCCTTCACCCCTGGCCTGCCGCCCAGACGGCCGGCCCTCACGAGCCGGAGACGCTCCGACATCGGGCGCCATGGACGGCGCGCCCTCGCCCTTGGCTGGCTGCTGGGACGCTCTGTCGTCGTGTCCTGCGAAGGGCCCGCCTTCGTCCCCGGCCTGGTGTCGGGTGGTTCCGCGCCCGCGTGTGGGAGGCGGTCCGGCGTCGGAAGCCGTGGGGGGTGCGCCTTCGCCGCCGGCGCGGTGCCGGGCGGGCTTGTCGGCGCGGGCCGCGAAGGGTCCGCTTTCGGGCGCGCCTTCGTTCCCGGCTTGGTGCCGGGGGGCTCCGCGCTCGCGGGTCGGGGGCGTTCCGGCGTCGGGAGTCGTGGAGGGTGTGCCTTCGCCGCCGGGGCGGTGGCGGGGGGGCCTGTCGTCGCGGGCTCCGTAGGGTCCGCTTTCGTTCCCGGCTTGGTGCCGGGGCGTTCCACCCTCGCGGGTCGGGGGCGTTCCGGCGTCGGGAGTCCTAGAGGGTGCGCCTTCGCCGCCGGCGCGGTGGCGGGCCGCCCTGTCGTCGCGGGCCGCGAAGGGTCCGCTTTCGGGCGCGGCTTCGTTCGTGGCCTGGTGCCGGGGGGTTCTGCGCTCGCGGGTGGGAGGCGTTCCCGCTTCGGGAGTCGTGGGGGGTGTGCCTTCGCCGCCGGGGCGGTGGCGGGCGGGTCGGTCCTCGCGGGGCGGGGCGGCTTGGGGAGGGGAGTCGTGGGCGGCGGGCGGCTGGGGCTTGCGGCTTCGGAACCGCCGTGACCCGCCGTCGTTGGTCGTGTTCGTCCGGGACTCGCCGTCGCCGGAGCGGGGGCGGAACCGTCCGTCGTCATCGCGCGAGCGGATCGGCTCCGTTCCGGTGCGGGGCGGGGTGGGACGGCCGTTGCCGGGGCGGGGGGTGCGCGGGTCGGCGGGGGAGCCCATCGCGAGGGGTTCGGTGGGGACGCCGTCCTCGGAGGAACCGGTGGCGGGACCGCGTTCGGCGGAGGGGCCGCCACGGGATGCGCGGGGATCGTCGGGGGTGTGCTCTTGGGCTGGACGCGGGTCGGGAGGGTTGGCGCCCCCCGCCTTGACGTCCGACTTTCCC
The DNA window shown above is from Thermomonospora umbrina and carries:
- a CDS encoding SecDF P1 head subdomain-containing protein; translated protein: MERARRADALRRLQEQRRARAGLHRRRRDARPRSALLGLVIALGVLIAAVVATGTLIVTSQTSDPVPLTSPLHVYPVTQVISGACPAGTQGITGQTVAGPACYQLSSGIRISQVTEMRVQRGGSADHNVAIDLVDQDRRAFGDLTRVTRGRTLAFVVRDQLVTAARVTTPITNGRVVVTGRFSRADADRLVRTLRGT
- a CDS encoding SecDF P1 head subdomain-containing protein, producing the protein MVAGPPQSPPPPPSPYVSGPARRGSRTPLIIAIGAGALVLAVAVVFGAFLLVQDDEEPANARRLTASLGFQRVVSSTPGACASGGTPSSDGKTCHRLGPGMTVHELAEIRAVPPDTRGPTWTILITLRPSDATTFGELTRQVSAAPPGTPARQLAIVVGGKVVSAPEVLQPLTSGDVEISGQFTQDGATSLIAQITGTG